From a single Kitasatospora azatica KCTC 9699 genomic region:
- a CDS encoding O-acetyl-ADP-ribose deacetylase, with amino-acid sequence MTQITLVQGDITKQRVDAVVNAANSSLQGGGGVDGAIHRAGGPEILAECRRLRASHYGKGLGVGQAVVTTAGTLPARYVVHTVGPVYGAEEYERGAELLASCYRESLRLAVESGARTVAVPAVSTGVYRWPMEDAARIALSTVAAVAAEAGGAELDEVRFVLFGAEAYETFAQVADALGLGPAGPREG; translated from the coding sequence GTGACACAGATCACATTGGTTCAGGGTGATATCACGAAGCAGCGAGTTGATGCCGTGGTCAACGCGGCCAACTCGTCCTTGCAGGGCGGCGGTGGCGTCGACGGTGCGATCCATCGCGCCGGCGGTCCGGAGATCCTGGCCGAGTGCCGAAGGCTCCGGGCCTCGCACTACGGGAAGGGTCTGGGGGTCGGACAGGCGGTGGTGACGACGGCCGGGACGCTGCCGGCCAGGTACGTGGTGCACACGGTCGGCCCGGTGTACGGGGCCGAGGAGTACGAGCGCGGGGCGGAGCTGCTGGCGTCCTGTTATCGGGAGTCACTGCGGCTGGCGGTGGAGTCGGGGGCTCGGACGGTGGCGGTCCCGGCGGTGTCGACCGGGGTCTATCGGTGGCCGATGGAGGACGCGGCGCGAATCGCTCTGTCGACCGTGGCGGCGGTGGCTGCGGAGGCTGGCGGGGCGGAGTTGGACGAGGTGCGGTTCGTGCTGTTCGGGGCGGAGGCGTACGAGACCTTCGCGCAGGTGGCGGACGCGTTGGGGCTCGGCCCGGCGGGGCCGCGGGAGGGTTAG